In the genome of Candidatus Moraniibacteriota bacterium, one region contains:
- a CDS encoding SDR family oxidoreductase, with translation MKLSHNTIIVTGGGSGIGRELARRWQAAGNTVIVAGRNMNNLRETIGDLENMYAYELDVANEESIESFAKAVIVEHPDVNVLVNNAGIMGFENITARREIDHAENVVNTNLLGPIRLINAFIDHLCAVKDAAIVNVTSGLAFVPLPISPTYSASKAAMHSYTQSLRRQLDGEIEVIEIAPPGVRTELNPGQSENEEYMPLDAFADEVMTLLQQEPTPSEILVEKVKPLRFAERDSKFDIILKNMPAKLN, from the coding sequence ATGAAACTCTCTCACAATACAATTATAGTTACGGGCGGGGGATCGGGGATTGGGCGCGAGCTTGCAAGGCGGTGGCAGGCAGCTGGCAATACCGTGATCGTTGCTGGTCGGAATATGAATAACTTACGCGAAACGATTGGAGATTTGGAAAACATGTATGCATACGAGCTTGATGTGGCGAACGAGGAGAGCATTGAGTCATTTGCAAAGGCGGTGATCGTGGAGCATCCCGATGTGAATGTGCTTGTGAACAATGCGGGCATTATGGGATTTGAGAATATCACCGCTAGGCGCGAGATAGATCACGCGGAAAATGTTGTTAACACGAATTTGCTGGGACCAATCCGTCTTATTAATGCGTTTATTGATCACTTGTGCGCAGTGAAAGACGCGGCGATAGTGAATGTTACTTCCGGACTGGCCTTTGTGCCACTGCCGATTTCGCCGACGTATTCTGCGAGCAAGGCGGCGATGCATTCATATACACAGTCGCTTCGCCGTCAGCTTGATGGAGAGATCGAGGTGATCGAAATCGCTCCGCCCGGCGTGAGAACCGAGCTCAATCCCGGGCAGAGTGAGAATGAGGAGTACATGCCGCTTGATGCATTTGCCGATGAAGTTATGACGCTCCTGCAACAAGAACCGACACCGTCGGAAATACTCGTCGAAAAAGTGAAACCTCTCCGCTTCGCCGAGCGAGATTCGAAATTCGACATCATTCTGAAAAACATGCCGGCGAAACTGAATTAA
- the amrB gene encoding AmmeMemoRadiSam system protein B, translated as MGGWRHPTIWVIGFFLLIGILLVLIFVVFQTNELSKRPSKEATTCFNFSRVSVLIVPHHLVADSFIDAAFQRVSKKIDGNAVNRVILLSPNHFGVGRDWIVGANQDWETPSGTLKADTGALWELRDSVFIGDTILDREHGVRNIFPFIKKYFPRATVVPLVLHDGLPHEESDDLAERLSMLSDTHTLLVVSADFSHYLDWNFSRFHDDEAIEVLSHNELSRVDTLDVDCSVCLRVAMEYASLRNASNFQLLSRSSSLSMLGSNIVGSETSHITGYFSSEESLPENDGDSAKLLFSGDILPWRMTEASRRIFMAQDGDIFEENGKTNVGVFRPDSEEMMSDVEQVVEPGKPFSTRTIDGNRVTFIDAGIESRSPENRVQDIGVAKEEGGRVIVLWGNSFFSLDIARMYIVAGADLVIGKDQASIESTEVYRGKFIFPSLGSVSPNCQSSSETCLEIILGVDFSRKNMKYVFMPVRVNSDGQVALATGDKRKESLEKLSEHVSDPSLRKEILEGVLSMSAER; from the coding sequence ATGGGCGGATGGCGGCACCCTACTATATGGGTCATCGGGTTTTTTCTGTTGATAGGCATTCTTCTTGTTTTGATCTTTGTGGTCTTTCAGACAAACGAGTTATCAAAACGCCCTTCGAAAGAAGCGACGACGTGCTTTAATTTTTCGCGAGTATCCGTTTTGATTGTGCCGCATCATTTGGTGGCGGATTCTTTTATAGATGCCGCTTTTCAGAGAGTAAGTAAGAAAATCGATGGCAATGCTGTCAACCGAGTCATACTGTTGAGTCCGAATCACTTTGGAGTGGGAAGGGATTGGATTGTCGGCGCCAACCAAGACTGGGAGACTCCGTCAGGAACATTGAAGGCTGACACGGGTGCTTTATGGGAACTTCGGGACAGTGTTTTTATCGGCGATACCATTCTCGATCGCGAACACGGCGTTCGTAATATTTTTCCGTTCATAAAGAAATACTTCCCTCGCGCTACTGTGGTACCTCTTGTGTTGCACGACGGTCTTCCGCATGAAGAATCGGATGATTTGGCAGAGCGTCTGAGTATGCTTTCCGATACGCATACGCTTCTCGTTGTGTCGGCTGATTTTTCGCATTATCTGGATTGGAATTTTTCGCGGTTTCACGATGATGAAGCGATAGAGGTTCTTTCTCATAATGAGCTGTCTCGTGTCGATACATTGGATGTGGATTGTTCGGTGTGTCTTCGCGTTGCTATGGAGTATGCCTCCCTGCGGAACGCCTCAAATTTCCAACTGCTTTCGCGATCAAGCTCTTTGTCGATGCTCGGATCAAACATTGTCGGTAGTGAGACGAGTCATATAACAGGGTATTTTTCTTCAGAAGAGTCGCTTCCGGAGAATGACGGCGATTCTGCGAAGCTGCTCTTCTCGGGAGATATCCTTCCGTGGCGGATGACAGAGGCGTCGCGGCGAATATTTATGGCGCAAGACGGAGATATTTTCGAAGAGAATGGAAAAACAAATGTTGGCGTGTTTCGTCCGGATTCGGAAGAGATGATGTCTGATGTTGAACAAGTCGTGGAGCCGGGAAAACCGTTCTCTACGCGTACAATAGATGGGAATCGAGTAACTTTCATTGATGCGGGTATCGAAAGTCGAAGTCCGGAAAATCGTGTACAGGATATAGGTGTCGCAAAAGAAGAGGGTGGCAGAGTCATTGTTCTGTGGGGAAATTCATTCTTCTCTCTCGACATTGCACGGATGTATATTGTCGCAGGAGCCGACCTGGTAATCGGGAAAGATCAGGCATCGATTGAATCGACAGAGGTTTATCGCGGAAAGTTCATCTTTCCTTCATTGGGTAGTGTGTCGCCAAATTGCCAATCGTCGAGCGAAACATGTCTGGAAATAATTCTTGGCGTCGATTTTTCTCGTAAGAATATGAAATATGTCTTTATGCCGGTACGCGTGAATAGCGATGGGCAAGTGGCACTGGCGACTGGTGACAAGAGAAAGGAGAGCCTGGAGAAGCTGTCAGAACACGTGTCGGACCCATCCCTCCGAAAGGAGATTCTCGAAGGTGTCTTGAGTATGTCGGCGGAGAGATAA
- a CDS encoding helix-turn-helix domain-containing protein, translating into MGMLGNGFTRKKVGSLTLGEKLQKIRAEYRVELSEVARETGVRLEYLGYLEHGEYAKLPADVYIRGFLRSYARFLGVDPKALVRLYERERSIAKNLGKEPEKALAATARPSRKFSFFVVTPRVMIGGAVAACVLGIALYLYGEYRTFVSEPYLALLEPSDGQTVSNDESMVVGKTDKDAKLFLNDQPVFVNESGEFRERVRLQPGVNMVTVKVVNRFEKERVETVSVLADYTVPEATTPDSPGESAESSQAPKLILSTTQKKPVSILVRSEGRELYQGDLSAGETKEFECNEGCTVDSTSGSGTLASWDGSEAKPIAGKPGTVIGVEFSLAPENQE; encoded by the coding sequence ATGGGTATGTTGGGAAACGGATTTACTCGAAAAAAGGTCGGGTCGCTCACGCTTGGCGAGAAACTTCAAAAAATACGTGCGGAGTATCGAGTAGAGCTTTCGGAGGTAGCTCGCGAGACAGGAGTCCGTCTGGAATATCTCGGATATCTCGAGCATGGCGAGTACGCGAAATTGCCGGCTGACGTGTATATTCGAGGATTCTTGCGGAGTTATGCGAGATTTCTCGGCGTTGACCCCAAGGCGCTTGTCCGTCTGTATGAGCGGGAACGCAGTATCGCAAAGAATCTTGGTAAGGAGCCTGAGAAGGCGCTTGCTGCCACGGCGAGGCCGTCACGGAAGTTTTCATTCTTTGTGGTGACGCCGAGAGTGATGATTGGAGGGGCGGTCGCAGCGTGCGTGCTGGGGATTGCGCTCTATCTCTATGGAGAGTATCGGACATTTGTTTCAGAACCTTATTTGGCGCTTTTGGAGCCGTCGGATGGGCAGACGGTTTCAAATGATGAGAGCATGGTAGTCGGGAAGACGGATAAAGATGCAAAGCTGTTTCTGAATGATCAGCCGGTCTTTGTGAATGAATCGGGGGAATTTCGCGAGCGGGTGCGACTTCAGCCGGGGGTGAATATGGTAACAGTGAAAGTGGTGAATCGCTTTGAGAAGGAGCGAGTGGAAACGGTTTCAGTACTTGCCGATTACACAGTTCCTGAGGCTACGACACCTGATTCACCGGGAGAAAGTGCCGAATCTTCCCAGGCTCCGAAGCTGATTCTTTCAACGACACAGAAGAAGCCAGTCTCGATTCTTGTGCGTTCCGAAGGGCGCGAGCTGTATCAAGGAGACCTCTCGGCAGGCGAAACGAAAGAGTTTGAGTGTAATGAAGGGTGCACAGTTGACTCCACGTCCGGATCGGGGACGCTGGCGAGTTGGGATGGGAGTGAGGCAAAGCCGATAGCGGGGAAACCGGGGACAGTTATCGGGGTTGAATTCTCACTTGCACCGGAAAATCAAGAATGA
- the recA gene encoding recombinase RecA: MIKGKEKVEKTAKSTEKSSKKNLSAVMDEIREKFGDGMIMKLGDVRKVDVQAIPTGSVSLDLALGIGGVPRGRIVEIYGPESSGKTTLTLHIVANAQKAGGSAAFVDAEHALDPEYAKRIGVNVDELLISQPDTGEQALDIVETLVRSNAVDIIVVDSVAALVPKAEIEGEMGDQHVGRQARLMSQALRKLTAIVSRSNTIVVFINQIRMKIGVMFGNPETTTGGQALKFYSSVRIEVRRAAQIKKGDSVVGNRVNVKIVKNKVAPPFRKAEFDIMYNEGISREGDLLDTGVLYEVIKKSGNSFVFGEEKLGVGRESARVFLKEHCEIAEKIELAITEKAKENSESA, translated from the coding sequence ATGATAAAGGGAAAAGAAAAGGTTGAGAAAACGGCAAAGTCTACCGAGAAATCCAGCAAGAAGAATCTGAGCGCGGTTATGGATGAAATCCGCGAGAAGTTTGGCGACGGGATGATCATGAAGTTGGGCGACGTGAGAAAGGTTGATGTTCAAGCAATCCCGACGGGTTCAGTATCGCTTGATCTTGCCCTTGGCATCGGCGGCGTGCCGCGGGGGCGCATCGTAGAGATCTACGGACCGGAATCGTCTGGCAAGACGACACTTACACTGCATATCGTTGCCAATGCGCAGAAAGCGGGCGGGTCAGCGGCATTTGTGGATGCCGAGCATGCGCTTGATCCGGAATATGCCAAGAGGATCGGCGTCAATGTGGACGAGCTTCTTATTTCTCAACCGGATACCGGCGAACAAGCCCTTGATATTGTCGAAACTTTGGTGCGGTCGAACGCGGTCGATATCATCGTGGTCGATTCGGTGGCGGCGCTGGTTCCTAAGGCGGAAATCGAAGGCGAGATGGGTGATCAGCATGTGGGACGGCAAGCGCGTCTTATGTCGCAAGCGCTCCGGAAGCTCACCGCTATTGTCTCTCGATCGAACACTATTGTTGTGTTTATCAATCAGATTCGCATGAAAATCGGCGTCATGTTCGGGAATCCTGAGACGACCACTGGTGGACAGGCGCTTAAGTTCTATTCGTCCGTGCGCATCGAGGTTCGTCGTGCCGCGCAGATCAAAAAAGGCGATAGTGTCGTGGGTAATCGCGTGAATGTGAAGATAGTAAAGAATAAGGTAGCGCCGCCTTTTCGTAAGGCGGAGTTTGACATCATGTACAATGAGGGCATCTCTCGAGAAGGCGATCTCCTTGATACGGGCGTGCTTTATGAAGTAATCAAAAAGAGCGGGAATTCCTTTGTATTTGGCGAGGAAAAGCTCGGTGTCGGACGGGAGTCCGCTCGGGTTTTCTTGAAGGAACACTGCGAGATTGCAGAGAAAATAGAGCTTGCTATCACTGAGAAAGCCAAGGAGAATAGCGAATCGGCATAA
- the tuf gene encoding elongation factor Tu, whose product MAEQFKRDKPHVNVGTIGHVDHGKTTLTAALLHVLSLKGFAKERGVNEIDNAPEEKARGITIATSHCEYESEARHYAHVDCPGHADYIKNMITGAAQMDGAILVVSATDGPMPQTREHILLARYVNVPAIVVFLNKVDMVDDPELVDLVEAEVRELLSKYEFDGDNAIVVRGSALKALDTKSADDADAKPILDLVEALDTKIPEPARETDKPLLMPIEDIFSIEGRGTVVTGRIERGSVKINEEVEIVGIRPTAKTVVTGIEMFNKSLESGNAGDNAGILLRGIKKEDVERGQVLAKPGSITPHTEFESEVYVLTKEEGGRHTPFFKGYKPQFYIRTTDVTGDVTLPEGSEMVMPGDTVKLKVKLLAPVAMEEGMRFAIREGGRTVGAGVATSIIK is encoded by the coding sequence ATGGCGGAGCAATTCAAGCGGGACAAGCCGCACGTGAATGTCGGGACTATCGGTCATGTTGACCACGGAAAGACCACTCTTACCGCGGCGCTTTTGCATGTTCTGAGTTTGAAGGGTTTCGCAAAGGAGCGAGGGGTGAATGAGATTGACAATGCCCCTGAAGAGAAAGCTCGTGGCATCACGATCGCTACGTCACACTGTGAATATGAGTCCGAGGCTCGTCACTACGCGCACGTCGACTGTCCGGGACACGCCGACTATATCAAGAACATGATTACCGGTGCTGCTCAGATGGATGGCGCGATTTTGGTGGTATCTGCGACCGATGGTCCGATGCCTCAGACTCGCGAGCATATCCTCCTTGCACGATATGTGAACGTTCCAGCTATTGTGGTCTTCTTGAATAAGGTGGACATGGTGGACGATCCGGAGCTTGTCGATCTCGTCGAAGCGGAAGTCCGAGAGTTGCTTTCGAAGTATGAATTTGACGGTGATAATGCCATAGTGGTTCGTGGAAGCGCGCTCAAAGCGCTCGATACTAAGTCTGCTGATGATGCTGATGCGAAGCCGATTCTTGACCTTGTTGAAGCGCTTGACACCAAGATTCCCGAGCCGGCTCGTGAGACGGACAAGCCGCTCCTTATGCCGATCGAGGATATTTTCTCTATCGAAGGTCGTGGTACGGTGGTAACCGGTCGCATTGAGCGGGGATCCGTCAAGATAAATGAAGAAGTTGAAATTGTCGGAATTCGCCCGACAGCGAAGACGGTTGTGACCGGTATCGAAATGTTCAATAAGTCACTCGAAAGCGGAAACGCTGGAGATAACGCGGGAATTCTTTTGCGCGGTATTAAGAAAGAGGATGTTGAGCGCGGTCAAGTTTTGGCAAAACCGGGCTCCATTACACCGCATACGGAATTTGAGAGCGAGGTGTATGTCTTGACCAAAGAGGAAGGCGGGCGACACACCCCTTTCTTCAAAGGATACAAGCCGCAGTTTTATATTCGTACCACTGATGTGACAGGCGATGTGACTCTTCCGGAAGGATCCGAAATGGTGATGCCTGGCGATACGGTCAAGCTTAAAGTGAAACTTTTGGCTCCGGTCGCTATGGAGGAAGGGATGCGCTTTGCTATTCGAGAAGGTGGACGAACGGTGGGTGCCGGTGTGGCCACTTCCATTATCAAGTAG
- the rpsJ gene encoding 30S ribosomal protein S10, producing the protein MKKSEPVGSLNRVRIKIKAYDHKVIDQTARKIVETAERTGARVAGPVPLPTEMHRVTVNRSSFKHKDSRDQYEMRIHKRVVDILEPTAKTIDHLTNLDLPAGVDIEIKM; encoded by the coding sequence ATGAAGAAGTCGGAACCGGTCGGATCGCTCAATCGAGTGAGAATCAAAATTAAGGCATATGATCATAAAGTGATTGATCAGACTGCCCGAAAGATCGTCGAGACAGCGGAGCGAACAGGAGCTCGTGTTGCCGGTCCGGTGCCCTTGCCGACAGAGATGCATCGAGTGACGGTGAATCGCTCATCTTTTAAGCACAAGGATTCGCGGGATCAGTACGAGATGCGTATTCATAAGCGCGTCGTAGATATTCTGGAGCCGACAGCGAAGACTATCGATCATTTGACCAATCTTGATCTTCCGGCGGGGGTTGATATTGAGATAAAAATGTAA
- the rplC gene encoding 50S ribosomal protein L3: MKFLLGKKLGMTTIHDPEKGARNVTLIECRENTVTLARDLNRDGYVAIQVETPKTKRKNVRREFRLDKKLAESESSALVESLSVGTSLSLDTFVIGERVSVSGVTKAKGFQGVVKRHGFKGAPKTHGHKHDLRAPGSIGATFPQHVIKGMRMAGRMGGTRATTKNLSVSYVDPERRLIGLRGAVPGSVGSIVEIRSAK; this comes from the coding sequence ATGAAATTTCTTTTGGGGAAAAAATTGGGTATGACGACGATTCACGACCCTGAAAAGGGGGCGCGAAACGTTACGCTTATTGAATGCAGAGAGAATACGGTAACATTGGCTCGCGATTTGAATCGTGATGGTTATGTGGCGATTCAAGTGGAAACACCGAAAACCAAGCGAAAGAATGTCAGACGAGAGTTTCGTCTCGATAAAAAGTTGGCTGAATCAGAATCCTCAGCTCTTGTAGAGTCGCTTTCGGTTGGTACATCACTTTCTCTGGATACTTTTGTAATTGGTGAGCGTGTTTCAGTTTCCGGTGTTACCAAGGCAAAGGGTTTTCAGGGTGTTGTGAAGCGCCACGGATTCAAAGGAGCTCCGAAGACACATGGGCACAAGCATGATCTTCGTGCGCCCGGATCTATCGGGGCAACATTCCCGCAACATGTTATTAAGGGAATGCGTATGGCGGGACGTATGGGCGGTACTCGGGCAACGACAAAGAATCTCTCGGTTTCTTATGTGGATCCGGAGAGACGATTAATTGGGCTTCGTGGTGCAGTGCCTGGCAGCGTTGGTAGCATTGTTGAGATACGATCGGCAAAATAG
- the rplD gene encoding 50S ribosomal protein L4 gives MITLPVYNLEGKKVSSIELNESIFALPKNDALLHEVYVSLSANERGVFAHTKGRGERSGSGKKPWKQKHTGRARAGSVRSPLWRKGGIIFGPKKDRNFSKKINRKVRQKAIKIALSEKVRSDALRIVDSFSLSEWKTKAVATALSALSVSGKSAILAFSQGESGIDRASRNIPKVLPLPIHTMNAKDLLDHQILLLSSGAVADLEKRCIETETVS, from the coding sequence ATGATAACACTCCCAGTCTACAATCTTGAAGGAAAAAAAGTGAGCTCAATTGAGCTTAATGAGAGCATCTTTGCTCTTCCGAAGAATGATGCGTTGCTTCACGAGGTTTATGTCTCCTTGTCAGCCAATGAACGAGGTGTCTTTGCACATACGAAGGGACGTGGCGAACGAAGTGGTTCCGGGAAAAAGCCATGGAAGCAGAAGCATACCGGACGTGCGCGGGCAGGAAGCGTACGGAGTCCGCTCTGGAGAAAGGGAGGCATTATCTTCGGACCAAAGAAGGATCGGAACTTTTCTAAAAAGATAAACCGGAAGGTGCGTCAGAAAGCGATAAAGATTGCTCTGAGCGAAAAAGTTCGTAGTGACGCGCTTCGTATTGTTGATTCATTCTCGCTGTCTGAGTGGAAGACAAAGGCAGTGGCGACAGCATTATCGGCACTTTCAGTATCAGGAAAGAGTGCAATTCTCGCCTTTTCACAGGGGGAGTCAGGGATTGATCGAGCGTCGCGCAACATTCCAAAAGTTTTGCCATTGCCGATTCATACGATGAATGCCAAAGATCTGCTTGATCATCAGATTCTTCTTTTGAGCTCAGGCGCTGTTGCTGATCTCGAGAAGCGTTGCATCGAAACCGAAACTGTTTCATAA
- the rplW gene encoding 50S ribosomal protein L23, translating to MTSEKNKKTVPNAVASKTLLRPRMTEKSHFAISLGKYVFQVAPSATKQSVKQSVESVYGVSVTAVNMVNIPRKRRAFGRSIGWKSAMKKAIVTLKRGESIELFKGV from the coding sequence ATGACCTCAGAGAAGAACAAAAAAACTGTTCCGAATGCTGTTGCCTCAAAAACGCTCCTTCGTCCTCGTATGACTGAGAAGTCGCACTTTGCGATATCGCTCGGGAAGTATGTTTTTCAGGTAGCGCCATCAGCCACCAAGCAATCCGTGAAGCAATCGGTTGAGAGCGTGTATGGTGTTTCGGTAACGGCGGTGAATATGGTGAATATCCCGAGAAAACGTCGCGCATTTGGACGATCAATTGGCTGGAAATCCGCAATGAAGAAAGCGATAGTAACTCTCAAGAGGGGAGAAAGTATCGAGCTTTTCAAGGGAGTTTAA
- the rplB gene encoding 50S ribosomal protein L2 codes for MAIHVYRKNTAGRRNMSLVKPEHMTRGTARPEKSLTTSLSKKSGRSHGKISVRHKGGGHKRRYRLVDFSQTAQRGIPATVVSIEKDPNRSALIALLHYENGAKAYILAAAGVVTGQKLLAGPDAPVAPGNSLPLKHIPASTTISNIELFPGKGGQMVRSAGSSASLMSIDGGMARIRLSSGEIRLVNVECYATVGGVSNFEHSAEKIGKAGRNRWKGKRPAVRGSAMNPVDHPHGGGEGRQGIGLKHPKTPWGKPALGKKTRRKRRLSDGYIVKRRTKKR; via the coding sequence ATGGCCATTCATGTTTATAGAAAAAATACGGCGGGACGGCGAAATATGTCTCTGGTGAAGCCCGAACATATGACTCGGGGGACGGCGCGCCCCGAGAAGTCATTGACGACGTCGCTCTCTAAGAAATCCGGACGATCACATGGAAAGATATCGGTTCGCCATAAAGGAGGCGGACATAAGCGTCGCTATAGATTGGTTGATTTTTCGCAGACAGCACAGCGAGGCATACCCGCGACCGTTGTCTCCATAGAAAAAGATCCCAATCGTTCTGCTCTGATCGCGTTGCTTCACTATGAGAATGGTGCAAAGGCATATATTCTAGCGGCTGCCGGCGTTGTTACCGGACAGAAATTGCTTGCTGGACCAGATGCGCCGGTTGCACCAGGCAATAGCCTGCCGCTAAAGCATATTCCTGCGAGCACAACTATTTCGAATATCGAGCTCTTTCCCGGAAAAGGCGGGCAGATGGTCCGGAGTGCCGGATCAAGTGCGTCTCTTATGTCGATAGATGGCGGGATGGCGCGGATAAGGCTCTCTTCCGGGGAAATTCGCTTGGTAAATGTTGAATGTTATGCTACCGTGGGCGGAGTGAGTAATTTTGAACATAGTGCGGAGAAGATTGGAAAGGCGGGAAGGAATCGTTGGAAAGGAAAGCGTCCGGCAGTTCGGGGTTCGGCGATGAATCCGGTTGACCATCCGCATGGCGGAGGCGAGGGTCGTCAGGGTATTGGTCTCAAACATCCGAAAACACCATGGGGTAAGCCAGCACTTGGGAAAAAGACCCGTCGAAAGCGTCGATTGAGTGATGGATATATCGTGAAGCGCCGGACAAAAAAGCGATAA
- the rpsS gene encoding 30S ribosomal protein S19 produces the protein MSRSLKKGPYVDERVLQKVRNRKSGDSTPIKTWSRACVITPEMIGVTFGVHNGKEFPQVYVTEDMVGHRLGEFSLTRKFTRHGGKMQKEIETASKQKDSAAGAPSGGKKK, from the coding sequence ATGTCTCGAAGTCTCAAAAAAGGTCCCTACGTTGATGAACGGGTTCTCCAGAAAGTGAGAAATCGGAAATCTGGCGATTCTACCCCTATAAAGACGTGGTCACGGGCGTGTGTGATTACGCCGGAGATGATCGGGGTGACGTTTGGCGTTCACAATGGGAAAGAATTTCCTCAGGTGTATGTGACGGAAGACATGGTCGGTCATCGTTTGGGAGAATTTTCACTGACGCGAAAGTTTACACGTCACGGTGGGAAGATGCAGAAGGAAATCGAGACTGCTTCGAAGCAAAAAGACTCTGCTGCTGGCGCTCCATCAGGTGGAAAGAAGAAATAA
- the rplV gene encoding 50S ribosomal protein L22 translates to MNIEAHLNNLRISPRKVLVVAKMLKGLSVREAGIQLDRELRRAALPLGKLLSSAVANAEHNFQAVPENLVVSKITVGEGRKLKRWMPRAQGRATPIWKRMSQVHIVLTEKDPKLRASAPTKKLVHAKKDDAGKSQEKVSKTVSFSDKRRSGGIKKSSGARSSNSIFHRKSV, encoded by the coding sequence ATGAACATAGAAGCACATCTCAACAATTTGCGCATTTCTCCTCGAAAGGTGCTTGTGGTAGCAAAAATGCTTAAGGGTCTTTCGGTGCGCGAGGCGGGTATTCAGCTTGACCGGGAGCTTCGTCGCGCAGCGCTTCCGCTTGGAAAATTACTGTCGAGCGCCGTGGCGAATGCGGAACATAATTTTCAGGCGGTTCCGGAGAATCTCGTGGTTTCAAAGATAACGGTTGGAGAAGGTCGAAAACTCAAGCGATGGATGCCTCGTGCCCAGGGGCGAGCGACGCCGATTTGGAAGCGGATGTCCCAAGTGCACATCGTGCTTACGGAGAAGGACCCGAAACTTCGAGCGTCTGCTCCGACAAAAAAGTTGGTCCATGCGAAGAAGGATGATGCTGGAAAATCACAAGAGAAGGTGTCAAAAACAGTGTCATTCTCGGACAAGCGGCGATCCGGAGGTATTAAGAAGTCGTCAGGTGCTCGTTCGTCAAATTCTATTTTTCACAGAAAATCGGTCTAG
- the rpsC gene encoding 30S ribosomal protein S3 yields the protein MGHKANPIGMRIGITTSWKSRWFGGKLYQKHLREDVLIREFIMEKWKPAGISSVEIERSSGTVRLIIFTARPGVLIGRGGTGIEDVTRTLKHRFFPGRRIDLKLDVQEVKHFEESAVLVAGQVAEQLERRLPFRRVLKGTLDQVEKSPAIRGVKIEVSGRLGGAEMSRKEWLSRGTLPLHTLRADIDFASSTARTTYGAIGVKVWLYRGEKFKGD from the coding sequence ATGGGACATAAAGCAAATCCAATCGGCATGAGAATCGGCATTACGACTTCGTGGAAGTCGCGGTGGTTTGGTGGCAAGTTGTATCAAAAGCACCTTCGCGAGGACGTTCTCATCCGAGAATTCATCATGGAGAAATGGAAACCGGCGGGGATTTCCAGTGTCGAAATCGAGCGATCATCCGGAACAGTCCGTCTCATTATTTTCACGGCGCGTCCCGGAGTCTTGATCGGTCGTGGCGGGACTGGCATTGAAGATGTTACGAGAACGTTAAAGCATCGGTTCTTCCCCGGTCGTCGTATCGATTTGAAATTGGATGTGCAAGAGGTGAAGCATTTTGAGGAAAGCGCGGTGCTTGTAGCGGGGCAGGTGGCGGAGCAACTTGAACGACGTTTGCCATTTCGGCGCGTTCTCAAGGGAACGCTTGACCAAGTGGAGAAAAGCCCGGCTATTCGCGGTGTTAAGATTGAAGTATCGGGACGACTGGGTGGTGCGGAGATGTCTCGGAAAGAATGGCTTTCTCGAGGAACGCTCCCGCTTCATACACTTCGGGCTGACATTGATTTTGCTTCGTCGACCGCTCGGACGACGTACGGAGCTATCGGTGTAAAGGTGTGGTTGTATCGAGGGGAAAAGTTCAAGGGTGATTAG
- the rplP gene encoding 50S ribosomal protein L16 has product MLMPKKVKHRKIHRGGKVEGISYVGNQVSFGTYGLKAMEAGLISARQIEAARRAMTRYIQRGGKVWIRIFPDKPMTKKGDETPMGKGKGAVDHFVAKVLAGRVLFEIDGVSREVAEKAMKLAAYKLSVKTKFVVSE; this is encoded by the coding sequence ATGTTGATGCCAAAGAAAGTCAAGCACCGGAAAATTCATCGCGGCGGCAAAGTCGAAGGTATTTCGTATGTCGGCAATCAGGTGAGTTTCGGAACCTACGGACTGAAAGCAATGGAAGCGGGACTGATATCGGCTCGTCAGATTGAGGCGGCACGCCGTGCGATGACCCGGTATATTCAGCGCGGTGGCAAAGTGTGGATTCGAATTTTTCCTGACAAACCGATGACAAAGAAGGGTGATGAAACACCTATGGGAAAGGGAAAAGGTGCTGTCGATCACTTTGTAGCCAAGGTGCTCGCCGGTCGGGTTCTTTTTGAGATTGATGGTGTGAGCCGTGAGGTCGCTGAGAAAGCAATGAAGCTTGCTGCCTACAAGCTTTCAGTAAAAACGAAATTTGTTGTATCTGAATAG
- the rpmC gene encoding 50S ribosomal protein L29, with product MNIAEIREKSREDIETALLESREALRTVRFGIAEHDVKNHQEHRRLRREIARMLTVLGEQK from the coding sequence ATGAATATCGCTGAAATACGAGAGAAAAGTCGAGAGGATATTGAAACGGCGCTGCTGGAGAGCCGGGAAGCACTTCGGACGGTTCGGTTTGGAATAGCAGAGCATGATGTGAAAAACCATCAGGAACATCGGCGGCTTCGGCGGGAAATCGCACGTATGCTCACGGTACTTGGCGAGCAGAAATAA